A single genomic interval of Helianthus annuus cultivar XRQ/B chromosome 13, HanXRQr2.0-SUNRISE, whole genome shotgun sequence harbors:
- the LOC110900557 gene encoding uncharacterized protein LOC110900557, whose protein sequence is MWRKVVEWVHAGRGRWDFLPVNRSIKGCWNTIVKEMERCSFKGNNIRTMIKVKVGNGDEVQFWSDLWIGSTVLMQRWSKMLALERNKSCTVDARMMRHHSGWRFVPDWKRGPASVEVLLEMQDLQFLFNNLSFSGNKDWWQWGDDGKDSFSVALIKNLIRDDYEVSRDHSMQWESWIPLKVNLFIWRAEIDLIPTKLALTRRRIYIQDVSCSLCETMDEEVTHLVTSCGFSFGVWSSVGNWCKIAPIFAFDFKDLLAIHIQVQGDKWAKKVIRGIIMISCWALWKVRNAKVFEGSNPKVVDVVAMVKSLSFLWLKTGLGLSLSNGRTGLFIPCICCKCSVVAFLALRACLFF, encoded by the coding sequence ATGTGGCGTAAGGTGGTGGAGTGGGTGCATGCGGGTAGGGGTAGGTGGGATTTCTTGCCGGTTAATCGAAGCATTAAAGGATGTTGGAATACGATTGTTAAGGAGATGGAGCGATGTTCGTTCAAAGGTAATAATATTCGCACGATGATTAAAGTGAAGGTTGGAAACGGTGATGAAGTGCAGTTCTGGTCGGATCTCTGGATCGGCTCGACCGTATTAATGCAACGGTGGTCGAAAATGTTAGCTTTGGAGAGGAATAAAAGTTGTACAGTCGATGCTCGGATGATGCGTCACCATAGTGGATGGCGATTTGTTCCAGATTGGAAAAGAGGTCCAGCTTCGGTGGAGGTGTTATTGGAGATGCAAGATTTACAATTTCTCTTTAATAATTTATCTTTTTCAGGTAACAAGGACTGGTGGCAGTGGGGCGATGATGGAAAAGATTCGTTTTCAGTGGCATTGATTAAAAATTTGATTCGAGATGATTACGAGGTTAGCCGAGATCATAGTATGCAATGGGAATCTTGGATTCCTCTCAAGGTGAATTTGTTTATCTGGCGGGCAGAGATAGACCTTATTCCTACTAAACTGGCCCTTACTAGAAGAAGGATATACATACAAGATGTCTCTTGCAGTCTGTGTGAGACAATGGACGAGGAGGTGACACATTTGGTCACAAGTTGTGGTTTTTCGTTTGGGGTGTGGTCTTCGGTGGGGAATTGGTGCAAAATAGCTCCGATATTCGCTTTTGATTTCAAGGATTTGCTGGCGATTCACATTCAAGTTCAAGGAGACAAATGGGCGAAAAAAGTTATTAGGGGTATTATTATGATTTCCTGTTGGGCTTTATGGAAGGTGCGAAATGCTAAGGTGTTCGAAGGTTCTAACCCGAAAGTTGTCGATGTAGTCGCGATGGTCAAGTCTTTGTCTTTTTTATGGCTTAAAACAGGTCTAGGTTTGTCTCTATCCAATGGAAGGACTGGGTTGTTTATCCCTTGTATATGTTGTAAGTGCTCTGTTGTGGCGTTCCTTGCTTTGAGGGCGTGCCTGTTTTTCTAA